A stretch of Eubalaena glacialis isolate mEubGla1 chromosome 10, mEubGla1.1.hap2.+ XY, whole genome shotgun sequence DNA encodes these proteins:
- the CTSD gene encoding cathepsin D: protein MQTPCLLLLLALGLLAAPAAALVRIPLHKFTSIRRTMSEMGGPMEDLIAKGPISKYSQGVPTATQGPIPEILKNYMDAQYYGEIGIGTPPQCFTVVFDTGSSNLWVPSIHCKLLDIACWTHHKYNSGKSSTYVKNGTSFDIHYGSGSLSGYLSQDTVSVPCKSGLLSLGSIKVERQTFGEATKQPGITFIAAKFDGILGMAYPRISVNNVVPVFDNLMQQKLVDKNIFSFYLNRDPNAQPGGELMLGGTDPKYYKGSLIYHNVTRMAYWQVHMDQVDVGSSLTVCKGGCEAIVDTGTSLIVGPVEEVRELQKAIGALPLIQGEYMIPCEKVSSLPKVIVKLGGKGYKLSPEDYTLKVSQAGKTMCLSGFMGMDIPPPGGPLWILGDVFIGRYYAVFDRDQNRVGLAEAARP, encoded by the exons ATGCAGACCCcctgcctgctgctgctgctcgCCCTCGGCCTGCTGGCCGCGCCCGCCGCCGCGCTCGTCAG GATTCCACTGCACAAGTTCACATCCATCCGCCGGACCATGTCGGAAATGGGGGGCCCCATGGAAGACCTGATCGCCAAGGGTCCCATTTCAAAGTACTCCCAGGGGGTGCCCACTGCGACCCAGGGGCCCATTCCTGAGATTCTCAAGAACTACATGGAT GCTCAGTACTACGGGGAGATCGGCATTGGGACACCCCCGCAGTGCTTCACGGTGGTCTTTGACACCGGCTCCTCCAATCTGTGGGTCCCGTCTATCCACTGCAAACTGCTGGACATCGCCTGCT GGACCCACCACAAGTACAACAGCGGCAAGTCTAGCACGTACGTGAAGAACGGCACGTCCTTCGACATCCACTATGGCTCAGGCAGCCTCTCCGGGTACCTGAGCCAGGACACCGTGTCG GTGCCCTGTAAATCAGGGTTGTTGAGCCTGGGCAGCATCAAGGTGGAGAGGCAGACCTTCGGGGAGGCCACCAAGCAGCCGGGCATCACCTTCATCGCAGCCAAGTTCGATGGCATCCTGGGCATGGCCTACCCCCGCATCTCCGTGAACAACGTGGTCCCCGTCTTTGACAACCTGATGCAGCAGAAGCTGGTGGACAAGAACATCTTCTCCTTCTACCTGAACAG GGACCCAAATGCGCAGCCCGGGGGTGAGCTGATGCTGGGCGGCACTGACCCCAAGTACTACAAAGGCTCGCTGATCTACCACAACGTCACACGCATGGCCTACTGGCAGGTCCACATGGACCA GGTGGACGTGGGCAGCAGCCTGACCGTGTGTAAGGGGGGCTGTGAGGCCATCGTGGACACGGGCACCTCCCTCATCGTGGGCCCCGTGGAGGAGGTGCGGGAGCTGCAGAAAGCCATCGGGGCCTTGCCGCTGATCCAGGGCGAG TACATGATCCCCTGCGAGAAGGTGTCCAGCCTGCCCAAGGTCATCGTGAAGCTGGGGGGTAAAGGCTACAAGCTGTCCCCAGAGGACTACACACTCAAG GTGTCGCAGGCTGGGAAGACCATGTGCCTGAGCGGCTTCATGGGCATGGACATCCCCCCGCCCGGCGGGCCGCTCTGGATCCTGGGCGACGTGTTCATCGGCCGCTACTATGCCGTGTTCGACCGCGACCAGAACCGGGTGGGCTTGGCCGAGGCTGCCAGGCCATAG